CTAaaattatacttttttaaaaataaatgtttataggTGTACAGAAAGCTTCCTAACAATGTGAATCAGAAGAAATCTGTTAAAGTGAATAGTTAGCACAGGAGTTTCTACACCAGAGGGACTGTGTTTCAGAGGCAGGTGAACGAAGTCTATTCAAGTCTGTAAGGCTTATTGaggatgaaaggtgctgtgtAAATATAATGTGGTATTAGAGCCATGGAGCTGGTGAGACAGGGAGAAAAATCAGTCAGTGTAACTGCAGTATTTTCAGAGCAAGCGGgggttttttcctcctgcttttgCAAGTAGGAAATCTGCTGAATAATTCATGAAGAGCGGAAGGGCTGAATTTTCCTGGAGTGATGTACGGTGTACGAACAGTAGTGCAGAAAAAAGCTGCAAGGCTTCATAGCAGCTGCCACCGTTCTTGTTGCTGTTGATTGCAGAGTGCTGCTTCTCTTGATATTTTCACAGCTGAAGCATCCTTGCTGCTGCCTGCCCTGAACTATCCTTGCTTGATGCATGCTCTAAGCCATCCTTGCTAGCTGCTGCCCGGGACCTCCTCTGGACCACCAATTGCTAGCTGCCTGCTCTGAATGCTGCTAGCTGCCTGCTCTGAACCATCCTTGCTAGCTGCCTGCTCTGGATCTTGCGTGCTCTGAAACATGCCTCTACCCGCTATGGATCCTCCTAGCTGAATGCTCTGGCTTCTCTCTGCTGCATGGTCTGTGTCTCTGCTTCACAGCCTTCTGACCAGATAAGGATGGGATTTGCCCAGAGGAGTTGAAGCTGAGCTGCATTCAACAAGATGCTCAACTTTTCATCCTCTTCTGTTTGGAGTGCGAgctcctctctgctgctgctttgtgAAGAATCCGTGGGGACCAGAATCTCCTTGTCTCTCATCTATTCGCTGTTAGCCTTCATGGGGACCTTATCCAATGTGATGGTCATTTACCTGGTCTTCTCCTTCAAGAAGCTACAGACCACCAGCAATGCCTTCATTGTGAACGGCTGTGTAGCTGACCTGAGTGTCTGTGCCCTCTGGATGCCGCAAGAAGCAGTGGTGGGGCTGTTGCCACCTAGCTCCTCTTCTGCTCATTCAGCAGAATACAGGCTGCTGCGGGGTGGGCTCCTTGGCCTTGGCCTCACTGTCTCCTtgctctcccacctgctggtgGCCCTCAACCGTTATGTGCTGATCACCAAGGCACCCAGCACTTACCAGGCACTCTACCAGCAGAGGCGCACAGGGTGGATGATCGGACTTTCCTGGGGATTTGCCCTGCTCTTGGTGCTACTGCTGCCTGGGCTCTGGACACAATGGCTCTCACAGCAGTCATCCCAGCAGGAGATCAGCAGTGCCTGCAGCAGTTCACACTACACTGCCCTGCTGGTAGCACTGGCCATGCTCAGCCAGACCGTGCTGCTGCTCCATTGCTACCTCAGCATCATGAGACGGGTGCGGGTCAGTGTCAAACGGATCAGTGTCCTCAACTTCCACCTCTTGCATCAGTTGCCCTTCCCTGCTGCCCCACCGCCTGCCCGCCGGGTTCAGCGGCGCCTCAGCAGCGTCTCCGTGCTGCTCCTGTGCTGTGTCTTCCTCCTGGACACCCAGCCTGTGGTATGGGTGAGCCTGCTGGGCTTCTTCCTTCAGTCCATACCCCGGGCACTCCAGGTGACCAGCTGGCTGCTCTTCTGTTCCCTATCTGCATTCAACCCGTTGCTCTATACCTGGAAGAATGAGGAATTCAGGCGTTCTATGCGCTCAGTGCTGCCCAGAGGAGAGACCCCAACTGTAACTgtggctgcagctgcagcagctgctgccctccCTACAGTGTCACTGCCTTGCCAGGAGCAACCACGGCTGGGTACCAAAGTTGAGAGCCTGGGGAACCTAGTGCTTCAATGATCTGCTTGGGGAATGCATTCCCTTCCCTTTAGAGGTAGCATCTGACACATTTGGGATGAGTGTGAGCAGAGATGACTCACAGAACTGCACAGCAGAATCCTCTACTCCCTAAGGGAAAGACGTTGAACGCTGCCTTACAGACACAGCCAGGTTAAAATGTATATCAAACCAATTTCCTTCGCTGTATAATCGACATCACCGGGAATTTACATAAGACAAAAGCATTTTATATCTCTAAAGCCCCTGTCTCATGCTGTTAGTGTCTcttttgcatttctctcagcttGGACTATACCACTTAGACTTGTTTATGGTTGGGTTCACTTCATACTCTGGGTCTTTTACTTTAGCAGGATGTTGGAGTTGCAAATGCGGCCTTGTAAAAATATTTCCAGGGAGACTCTTCTACAGGGCTTGAAGACTCTTCTACAGGGCTGCTCATACCCCTTCACCAGAAGGTGGTGCTTGAATGCTGGTGCATCAGAGGCATATTTAAATGAGGGCCTCAGGCTTCTAGATAGGCACCCAGAAGTTGGGAGGCTGATGCAAACCTGGGGCAGCCCTCATGACCCTCCATCTCACAAATCCTCAGCACATCCGCTTGGGTGGATGCCCCCTGAAATGTAtttggagaaggggcagcaggGTCACTCCTGTGCTTGCATCTTAAGTGGAGGCTGTTATTCCCATTCCCTCTCCTCCAATTTCTCCCCTCACCCTGAAGGTCTGCGGAGCTTCTCCATCTTTCTCTACCCACCCCCCCTTTGAGGTCCCTCTCTCCCTTGCTAATGAAATTCtatttctctcctcttttttttaaaccccctTCATCTGTGAATTagtttttttctccttctctgccccctcaaCGTAGCTCCTTTTTTGTGCCCCCCAATTTGCCCTCTCCCTCTTTTTTACTGCAGCAATGGGGATCCTGAGTGTCTTTGGTCAGCACAGCTAGGGGACTAGGAGATGGGCAGTTGGTGTCCGTCACACCTGCTGTGTAGCCTGGGGTTTctcacccctgcctcagcctcttCTGCTGGTATCTTTAGTGCATAGAGGCAAACAAGCCCTCAGCCACAGGCTGCagcctgccttctctgcacagcaTTATCTAATGGCAGGAACGttgctgcaatttttttttaattgcttgtctGGTGCAAAAGTTAGAACCTGCAGGTCTAGGTTTAGAAACAAGGACAGTCCTGGCCAAATTGGGATAATTGGTAAATATGCTTAGGAATgtaatttctttctttaaaaacccAGCGTGTTCCAGTGAAATAGAATACCATCCAAGCACCTCTAGCGAGAATCTGCTTTGTTTCTTATAAAGTGTAAAGAACCTTGACAATATCTCTTTAAGTGACCACAATGCTCACTCACTCAATACATATCCCACCATTCCCAATGCACTGGAGATGTTATGCAGAAGTTAGTTACTATCTCCCATAATCTAAGGAATCCAGGAACTGCTTCTGCTAGCTCCCACTTCTCTCCTATGCTCTCCAAGCAAAATCCTCCTTGTACTTCCCACTGGAGGCATCAGGGATGAAGAGGAATAAATTACATGTTGAAACACTCTTATATTAATGGAGAAAACTCTTGTTTTTTAACATAATTTGCTTTGGATTCTTTTGGACAGctctttaaataaaacaaattttgacACCAATCTCTGCCCTGGGAAATTCTCTTTGATCGAAATAACCtacaggttctctctctctctatagtaCTATAATGTGTCCAACTATTCGTTTTATTGTGTTAGTAGTTCTGGTGTATAGCTTATGACAGCACAAATAATGAATTAGACGTTGGGTAAGTGATGTAGCCACTCTatcacagcagcagcatctggagaTGTTAAGTTCATCTGTCCACCATCAAGACAACGAAGAGGACAGTCCATAAGCAGATGGCACACTGTTCTGGAGTGCCACATCCACAGGGGCAGGTCAGGGAGCTCAAGAAGCCCGAACGGTAAACATG
The DNA window shown above is from Gopherus flavomarginatus isolate rGopFla2 chromosome 7, rGopFla2.mat.asm, whole genome shotgun sequence and carries:
- the GPR88 gene encoding probable G-protein coupled receptor 88; the protein is MLNFSSSSVWSASSSLLLLCEESVGTRISLSLIYSLLAFMGTLSNVMVIYLVFSFKKLQTTSNAFIVNGCVADLSVCALWMPQEAVVGLLPPSSSSAHSAEYRLLRGGLLGLGLTVSLLSHLLVALNRYVLITKAPSTYQALYQQRRTGWMIGLSWGFALLLVLLLPGLWTQWLSQQSSQQEISSACSSSHYTALLVALAMLSQTVLLLHCYLSIMRRVRVSVKRISVLNFHLLHQLPFPAAPPPARRVQRRLSSVSVLLLCCVFLLDTQPVVWVSLLGFFLQSIPRALQVTSWLLFCSLSAFNPLLYTWKNEEFRRSMRSVLPRGETPTVTVAAAAAAAALPTVSLPCQEQPRLGTKVESLGNLVLQ